From a single Silene latifolia isolate original U9 population chromosome 6, ASM4854445v1, whole genome shotgun sequence genomic region:
- the LOC141587545 gene encoding uncharacterized protein LOC141587545 produces MFVDRLNPRYRKGVEHFVRVAINNAENAEEIYCPCVKCGNNVYLDSEELKSHLLCNGIDKSYTRWIWHGEDVLPTLSSNLEDDSDIEGDDFDENFDRVDDLINDLKQSTEDPTQVEMFDRLAGDAIKPLYPGSSLTRLSATLKLYSLKAKNGWSDKSFTSLLQFLSEILLDGNELPKRTYGAKIFLCPIGVDYVKIHACPNDCILYRKDYKDLNECPKCGASRYKLPKKNSKKNIGVPAKVLWYIPIIPRFKRIFANVKDAENLIWHAEGRISDDKIRHPADSTQWKTRDHLFPEFGSEARNLRLGLCTDGMNPFGSLSSQWSTWPGLLTIYNLPPWLCMKRKYLMLSLLISGPKQPGNDIDVYLEPLIDDLKLLWDEGVEVYDAYHGETFNLRAMIFCTILEAFVRETLY; encoded by the coding sequence ATGTTTGTTGACCGTTTGAACCCTAGATATAGGAAAGGGGTTGAACATTTTGTTAGAGTTGCTATTAATAATGCGGAGAATGCTGAAGAAATTTATTGTCCATGTGTTAAATGTGGGAATAATGTGTATCTTGATTCTGAAGAATTGAAAAGTCACCTCTTATGTAATGGTattgacaaaagttatacaaggtGGATTTGGCATGGGGAGGATGTGTTGCCTACCTTGAGTAGTAATTTAGAGGATGATAGCGACATTGAGGGAGATGATTTTGATGAAaatttcgatcgagtagacgacCTGATTAATGATTTAAAACAATCCACTGAAGACCCCACACAAGTAGAGATGTTTGATAGGCTAGCTGGTGATGCAATTAAACCCCTATACCCAGGTTCAAGTTTGACACGCCTATCTGCAACTTTAAAATTGTATAGTTTAAAGGCGAAAAATGGATGGAGTGATAAAAGTTTCACAAGTTTGCTTCAGTTTTTGAGTGAGATTTTACTAGATGGCAATGAACTCCCTAAGCGTACCTATGGTGCTAAAATTTTTTTGTGTCCAATAGGAGTTGATTATGTAAAGATACATGCATGTCCTAATGATTGCATTTTGTATCGAAAAGATTATAAAGATTTAAACGAATGTCCAAAGTGTGGGGCTTCACGTTACAAGTTGccgaaaaaaaattccaaaaaaaatatTGGGGTCCCAGCTAAAGTCTTGTGGTATATTCCCATTATCCCAAGATTTAAACGAATTTTTGCAAATGTAAAAGATGCAGAAAACTTAATTTGGCACGCTGAAGGTAGAATTTCAGATGACAAAATTCGTCATCCAGCTGATTCAACACAGTGGAAAACAAGAGATCATTTGTTTCCTGAATTTGGATCCGAGGCTAGAAATTTAAGGCTTGGACTTTGTACTGATGGTATGAATCCGTTTGGTAGTCTAAGTAGTCAGTGGAGCACATGGCCGGGTTTGCTAACAATTTATAATCtccctccttggttatgcatgaagcgTAAATATCTTATGTTGTCACTACTGATTTCGGGGCCTaagcaacctggaaatgatatagatgtttaCCTAGAACCCTTGATTGATGATTTGAAGTTATTATGGGATGAAGGGGTAGAGGTATATGATGCTTATCATGGTGAGACTTTTAATTTACGTGCCATGATATTTTGCACCATATTGGAAGCATTTGTCCGTGAGACATTGTATTGA